In Deltaproteobacteria bacterium, one genomic interval encodes:
- a CDS encoding BolA family transcriptional regulator gives MSIEKLIKEKLQIKFSPVFLLVENESHMHSVPENSETHFKILVASDSFKDLGRVERHQLVYSVLGEELKNKVHALSQRIYSLDEWEKIKDNYNFTSPLCSGAKRK, from the coding sequence ATGAGTATTGAAAAATTAATTAAAGAAAAACTGCAAATAAAGTTTAGTCCTGTTTTTTTACTGGTAGAAAATGAATCCCATATGCATTCAGTTCCAGAAAATAGCGAAACTCATTTTAAAATTCTTGTGGCATCGGATTCATTTAAGGACTTAGGTCGAGTCGAAAGGCACCAACTAGTTTATTCAGTTTTAGGCGAAGAATTAAAAAATAAAGTTCATGCTCTTTCTCAGAGGATCTACAGTCTAGATGAGTGGGAAAAAATAAAGGACAATTATAATTTCACCTCTCCATTGTGTTCCGGCGCAAAGCGCAAATGA
- the chrA gene encoding chromate efflux transporter has product MKLTLEVFCYFLKLGMTGFGGPVALVSIMQKELIEENKWMSPEKFIQVLPLLKSMPGAFSFQTAVYLGNHRGGRLAGFFAGLGLILPASILMVWLGVFLKSFGENSEIKIWIQGFQWGAIVLMASAVESLSKIYWPDKRFWLLFFLSLVSFVFFDTTEILSVFIFGSLSLLLEKNKLKKGTPLNFILFGFGGLGVNLVAPSLASLFLICFGAGAFVFGTGIAIAPILETYFVLQNKWITHDEFMTALALSQMTPGPILVIVALIGYKVLGIKGAVVSTLAVYAPGWIHMLTWFPSVSEKLTSKKTIQVFLKGALAAVVACICLTLFNMCKLGNLNAIGIPLVIMLFILGKKMKIKSWQLILLAGVIFRIMSHIRTMNL; this is encoded by the coding sequence ATGAAGTTAACTTTAGAGGTTTTTTGTTATTTTTTGAAACTGGGAATGACTGGATTTGGCGGGCCAGTCGCCCTTGTTTCAATAATGCAAAAGGAACTTATTGAGGAAAATAAATGGATGAGCCCTGAAAAGTTTATTCAAGTTTTACCTTTATTAAAATCGATGCCTGGAGCTTTTTCATTTCAAACGGCTGTTTATTTGGGAAACCATAGAGGTGGGAGATTAGCTGGCTTCTTCGCTGGACTTGGTTTAATTTTACCCGCCTCCATTCTAATGGTATGGTTAGGGGTTTTCTTAAAGTCTTTCGGTGAAAATTCAGAGATAAAAATTTGGATACAGGGATTTCAATGGGGAGCCATTGTTCTTATGGCATCGGCCGTTGAAAGTTTATCGAAGATATACTGGCCTGATAAAAGATTTTGGCTTTTATTTTTCTTGTCACTGGTGTCGTTTGTTTTTTTTGATACCACTGAAATTCTATCCGTATTTATTTTTGGTTCCCTATCTTTGCTGCTTGAAAAAAATAAATTAAAAAAGGGAACTCCTCTGAACTTCATTCTATTTGGTTTTGGAGGCTTGGGGGTAAACCTCGTGGCGCCCAGCTTGGCCTCTTTGTTTTTGATTTGTTTTGGTGCTGGCGCGTTTGTTTTTGGGACCGGGATCGCTATTGCGCCCATATTAGAAACCTATTTTGTACTTCAAAACAAATGGATAACTCACGATGAGTTTATGACGGCCTTGGCGTTAAGCCAAATGACCCCAGGACCCATTTTAGTTATCGTAGCGCTTATTGGTTACAAAGTTCTTGGAATAAAGGGTGCGGTGGTTTCGACACTGGCGGTATATGCGCCAGGTTGGATTCATATGCTTACCTGGTTTCCATCTGTTTCTGAAAAATTAACTTCAAAAAAAACCATTCAGGTGTTTTTAAAAGGCGCCCTCGCTGCTGTTGTCGCTTGTATTTGTTTGACCCTATTTAATATGTGTAAGTTAGGAAATTTAAATGCTATTGGAATTCCCTTGGTGATCATGCTTTTCATTCTTGGAAAGAAAATGAAGATTAAGTCTTGGCAATTAATACTTCTTGCAGGGGTGATTTTTAGAATAATGTCTCATATTAGAACAATGAATCTTTAA
- the nrdD gene encoding anaerobic ribonucleoside-triphosphate reductase produces MIRLSETQLKSKQDYVKQYMSSSNAADSSKMDANANVSIKNISTLESEIHKDINIQVNRKMVSEKIESLFGRDLAEEYIRQIEDHDIYVHDETSLKPYCVSISMYPFLLDGMTKLGGESKAPKNLGSFCGSFINLVFAISAQFAGAIATVEFLNYFDHFARKEFGPHYLDTNEKQVEAYFQQVVYSINQPAAARGYQSVFWNISLYDKYYFSSLFEGFFFPDGDTPSWESVDKLQKKFLTWFNKEREKSLLTFPVVTLALLTENDKVKCRDYAEFSANELAKGNSFFIYLSDTPDSLASCCRLRNEITNQGFSYSLGAGGIATGSLNVITINMNRLIQLGNNLEDQISKIHKYQIAYRKLMDDFYHAGLLNVYDAGFISMDKQYLTIGINGMVEAAESLGIKISDNDQYKKFLQEHLKRIYDLNKKARETYGYMFNTEFVPAENLGVKNSFWDKKDKLFSPRECYNSYFYIVEDQSIDFSEKLLLHGKEITQYLDGGSALHLNLEESLTPWQYLYLLDQAARVGCNYFCTNIKVTVCNSCNHIDKKTTDHCVVCGSENVDYATRVIGYLKRVSSFSSQRQMEHDRRYYHCDTHQNRVKQENYHFNTAQSTI; encoded by the coding sequence TTGATCAGATTAAGTGAAACACAATTAAAAAGTAAACAGGACTATGTGAAGCAGTACATGTCTTCAAGCAATGCAGCAGACAGTTCAAAAATGGATGCCAATGCCAATGTCTCGATAAAAAATATTTCCACGCTAGAATCTGAAATTCATAAAGACATAAATATTCAGGTTAATCGTAAAATGGTTTCAGAAAAAATTGAATCTCTTTTTGGCCGAGACCTTGCTGAGGAATACATAAGGCAAATTGAGGACCACGATATTTATGTTCATGATGAGACGTCTTTAAAACCCTATTGCGTTTCGATTTCCATGTATCCATTTCTTCTTGATGGAATGACAAAATTAGGTGGAGAATCAAAGGCTCCAAAAAATTTAGGCTCATTTTGTGGCTCTTTTATCAATCTGGTGTTTGCCATTAGTGCTCAATTTGCTGGTGCTATTGCCACGGTAGAGTTCTTAAATTATTTTGATCATTTTGCTCGAAAAGAATTTGGCCCTCATTATTTAGATACAAATGAAAAACAAGTTGAAGCCTATTTTCAGCAAGTTGTTTATTCTATAAATCAGCCAGCTGCAGCCAGGGGCTACCAGAGTGTTTTTTGGAATATTTCTCTGTATGATAAATATTATTTTTCAAGTTTATTTGAAGGCTTTTTCTTTCCTGATGGGGATACACCCAGCTGGGAATCTGTGGATAAGCTGCAAAAGAAGTTTTTAACTTGGTTCAATAAAGAAAGAGAAAAGTCCCTATTGACCTTTCCCGTAGTGACTTTGGCGCTATTGACAGAAAATGATAAAGTAAAATGCAGGGATTATGCAGAATTTTCTGCAAATGAACTAGCTAAAGGAAATTCATTTTTTATATATTTGTCAGATACTCCAGATAGTCTGGCAAGTTGCTGTCGTCTACGAAATGAAATTACAAATCAGGGATTTAGTTATTCACTGGGAGCTGGGGGAATAGCGACAGGTAGTTTAAATGTGATCACTATCAATATGAATAGGCTCATACAATTGGGAAATAACTTAGAAGATCAAATTAGTAAAATTCACAAATATCAAATTGCTTATCGTAAATTAATGGACGATTTTTATCATGCCGGACTTTTGAATGTTTACGATGCCGGATTTATTTCAATGGATAAACAGTATTTAACTATTGGAATCAATGGAATGGTAGAGGCGGCTGAGTCGCTAGGTATTAAAATTTCAGATAATGATCAATATAAAAAGTTTTTACAAGAACATTTAAAACGGATTTATGATCTAAATAAAAAAGCTAGGGAGACCTACGGTTATATGTTTAATACGGAATTTGTTCCAGCTGAAAATTTAGGGGTTAAGAATTCATTTTGGGATAAAAAAGATAAACTGTTTAGTCCAAGAGAATGTTATAACTCCTATTTTTATATTGTTGAGGATCAGAGTATTGATTTCAGTGAAAAACTACTTTTGCATGGAAAAGAGATCACTCAATATCTGGATGGGGGGTCGGCGTTGCATTTAAATTTAGAAGAGAGTTTGACTCCATGGCAATATCTTTATTTACTGGATCAGGCTGCCAGAGTGGGGTGCAATTATTTTTGTACCAATATAAAAGTCACTGTATGTAACTCGTGCAATCATATTGATAAAAAAACCACTGATCATTGTGTGGTGTGCGGATCTGAAAATGTGGACTATGCGACAAGGGTTATTGGATATTTAAAAAGAGTATCTTCTTTTAGTAGCCAAAGACAGATGGAACATGATCGAAGATATTATCACTGCGACACTCACCAGAACAGAGTCAAGCAGGAAAACTATCATTTCAATACGGCTCAGAGTACAATCTAA
- a CDS encoding iron-containing redox enzyme family protein: MIKTSTCESVYSTMLAEIDSIHKVAMAFEWENKGLYADWLAQSFFYVSWTTRQLALASAHTKPVIEDEYHWRFVEEAREEKKHEILCLHDLKSMGYSLSQFQEYPHSSFFYQTLNYMIERVHPISILGYSLTLEGFAAQKAGEIYERVKNQHGLTPTSFLKVHCEVDKDHFANALPYLKSCPENLLPIVEKSIKQCSVIYRGIFSDIYENQNRQALARVPELQL; encoded by the coding sequence ATGATAAAGACATCGACCTGTGAATCAGTTTATTCCACCATGCTTGCAGAGATTGACTCCATTCATAAAGTGGCAATGGCGTTTGAATGGGAAAATAAAGGTTTATATGCTGATTGGTTGGCACAAAGCTTTTTTTACGTTTCTTGGACAACAAGACAATTAGCTTTAGCCTCGGCTCATACAAAACCAGTTATAGAAGATGAATACCACTGGCGCTTTGTTGAAGAGGCCAGAGAAGAAAAAAAACATGAAATACTATGCCTTCATGACTTAAAGTCCATGGGTTATTCCCTTTCTCAATTTCAAGAATATCCTCACAGCTCATTTTTTTACCAAACGCTTAATTACATGATTGAGCGTGTTCACCCAATTTCAATTTTGGGATACTCGCTCACATTAGAAGGTTTTGCTGCTCAAAAAGCGGGTGAAATTTATGAAAGAGTTAAAAATCAACACGGTTTGACTCCAACTAGTTTTTTGAAAGTGCATTGCGAGGTTGACAAAGATCATTTCGCAAACGCTTTGCCCTACTTAAAATCATGCCCAGAAAATCTTCTACCGATTGTTGAGAAATCGATAAAACAATGTTCTGTCATCTATCGTGGTATATTCTCTGATATTTATGAAAATCAGAATCGTCAGGCCTTAGCCCGCGTTCCAGAATTGCAACTATAG
- a CDS encoding HAMP domain-containing histidine kinase — protein sequence MVLQTLVYIFGIVLIFNSVFTGILWYRNKEDLLKKLLFFWLTGLFAYVFQGVFNSLSLYGFLGFSINGLSAYFLTSILYDSFQNKVPSILFLFIGLVGFFTSIVMFVMGSSYTISVTPYVVSVVLILLISIIDAIKAKPDYLQKGFIFLIFMNTLHMADYPILRPQEDLAIFGFSASLVFFFSYSIYIPLFITKKLSERYTSNLQLEVKKRTSELNDLTEQLKFSNLSLEERNKKLDILANENEALINILVHDLSNPIQIISICNNKISKLITKPELDPIIGKIKLALHNIHEVIKTIRSLHALKIGKSALSLKKVNLVTICEELSILFEEKLNQKKLILRINSHSSEISTFSDPEILKNQVLANLLSNAIKFSPEGGFIDLFLFETKDSINIKLQDYGIGIPKELKKDIFSLSKPTNRLGTSGEKGTGLGLPIVKKYSEIINSDIHILETKENESGTCFELQFKKVN from the coding sequence ATGGTTTTACAAACACTTGTTTATATTTTTGGAATTGTTTTGATTTTTAATTCTGTATTTACTGGAATACTTTGGTATAGAAATAAAGAAGATTTATTAAAAAAATTATTATTTTTTTGGTTAACCGGTTTATTTGCCTATGTTTTCCAGGGAGTGTTCAATAGCCTGTCATTATATGGTTTTCTGGGGTTTTCAATAAATGGCCTCAGCGCTTATTTTTTGACTTCAATTCTCTATGATTCGTTTCAAAACAAAGTGCCTTCAATTTTGTTTTTATTTATTGGGCTTGTTGGTTTTTTTACTTCTATTGTAATGTTTGTAATGGGCTCTTCTTATACCATTTCGGTGACGCCCTATGTAGTATCTGTTGTTTTAATTTTACTTATTTCAATTATAGATGCCATAAAAGCAAAGCCTGATTATCTACAAAAGGGATTTATTTTTCTTATTTTTATGAATACCTTACATATGGCGGATTATCCCATTTTACGCCCCCAAGAAGATTTGGCCATTTTTGGGTTTTCAGCGAGTTTGGTTTTTTTCTTTAGTTATTCAATTTATATTCCCTTATTTATTACCAAAAAGTTATCGGAAAGATACACCTCAAATTTGCAGCTAGAAGTTAAAAAAAGAACTTCTGAACTAAACGATTTAACGGAGCAATTAAAGTTTTCGAACCTGTCACTTGAAGAACGAAACAAGAAACTAGACATTCTGGCAAACGAAAATGAAGCCCTCATTAATATTTTGGTTCATGATCTATCCAACCCAATTCAAATAATTTCAATTTGTAATAATAAAATATCAAAGTTAATCACTAAACCTGAACTTGATCCAATTATTGGAAAAATTAAACTAGCTCTGCACAACATTCATGAAGTGATAAAAACGATCCGTTCATTACATGCTTTAAAAATTGGTAAAAGCGCTTTAAGTTTAAAAAAAGTGAACTTAGTGACTATTTGCGAAGAATTGAGCATTCTGTTTGAAGAGAAATTGAATCAAAAAAAACTGATCCTCAGAATTAATAGTCACTCCTCAGAAATATCTACTTTTTCAGATCCTGAAATTCTTAAAAACCAGGTCCTGGCAAATCTTCTTTCAAATGCCATCAAATTTTCACCAGAAGGGGGTTTCATTGATTTGTTTTTATTTGAAACAAAAGACTCCATTAATATTAAACTTCAAGACTATGGGATTGGAATACCAAAAGAGTTAAAAAAAGATATTTTTTCCTTGTCTAAACCTACCAATAGACTTGGAACCAGTGGTGAAAAAGGCACAGGGCTTGGACTTCCGATTGTAAAAAAGTATTCGGAAATCATAAATTCAGACATTCATATTCTAGAGACAAAAGAGAATGAATCTGGTACTTGCTTTGAATTGCAGTTTAAAAAAGTGAATTAA
- a CDS encoding DUF3108 domain-containing protein: MFLGTALFFLISCSSSFLKLDKKDDEFKKNKEFEEKVVIKEIKEIKEIKDSTPPSQALESTKSNANSNTLPVLKSSDKEKAALDLTGAKAKKKRNQLNSKSEKPNKAESDLTPVKVPETSIPEIPKREPDLEDLEGFSGRRPLIDPFRVGEEVVHDVHYFKVSAGELFLRVEPFVEVNGKKAYTFTTEIKSSSMFSTFYSAQDKSVTYVDYFDLVPHVFTLSVQETGQLKDAKGLIDIQKNMATYWEKKFTKKSGQEEKKLEWEVLPFSQNVYSAAYYMRLFKWEVGKEYAFRVADQGENLVFRGKALRKEKLETDIGEFDTIVVKPEITVKGVFRPIGDIFFWLSDDDRKFILRIESNIKIGTIVSEVIRLNKGQL, from the coding sequence GGCTTTATTTTTTTTAATATCATGTTCTTCTAGTTTTTTAAAATTAGACAAAAAAGATGATGAATTTAAAAAAAATAAAGAATTTGAAGAAAAAGTCGTTATTAAAGAAATTAAAGAAATCAAAGAGATTAAAGATTCCACCCCACCATCCCAGGCCCTTGAATCGACAAAGTCCAATGCGAATTCTAACACTCTTCCCGTTTTAAAAAGTAGTGATAAAGAAAAAGCAGCGCTTGATTTAACAGGGGCTAAAGCCAAAAAGAAAAGAAATCAGCTCAATTCTAAATCTGAGAAACCAAATAAAGCAGAGTCGGATTTAACACCAGTAAAAGTACCAGAGACATCCATCCCTGAAATTCCTAAAAGGGAACCGGATCTTGAAGATTTAGAAGGCTTTAGCGGCCGTCGTCCTTTAATTGATCCCTTCAGGGTCGGTGAAGAAGTTGTTCATGATGTTCATTACTTCAAAGTTTCGGCAGGGGAATTGTTTTTAAGAGTAGAACCATTTGTCGAAGTAAATGGAAAAAAAGCATACACTTTTACCACAGAGATTAAGTCCTCTTCCATGTTTTCCACTTTTTATTCAGCCCAAGATAAATCGGTAACCTATGTAGATTATTTCGACCTGGTTCCACACGTTTTTACTTTATCTGTTCAAGAAACAGGACAATTAAAAGATGCCAAGGGTTTAATAGATATACAGAAAAACATGGCCACTTATTGGGAAAAAAAGTTTACAAAAAAAAGTGGCCAAGAAGAGAAAAAATTAGAGTGGGAAGTGTTGCCCTTTTCTCAGAATGTTTATAGTGCCGCTTATTATATGCGTCTCTTTAAATGGGAAGTTGGAAAGGAGTACGCATTTCGTGTGGCAGATCAGGGCGAAAATTTAGTTTTCAGAGGGAAAGCCTTAAGAAAAGAAAAATTGGAAACAGATATTGGTGAGTTTGACACCATCGTAGTAAAGCCAGAGATAACGGTGAAGGGTGTTTTCAGACCCATCGGAGATATTTTTTTCTGGTTGAGTGATGATGACAGAAAGTTTATACTGCGAATCGAATCAAATATTAAAATTGGGACCATTGTTTCTGAAGTCATTCGCCTTAATAAAGGGCAATTATGA
- a CDS encoding response regulator, with translation MKYKSVLIIDDEVDIADTVSEVLSDLFENISKAKDGEEAYNLVIKQNFDLIISDIMMPKLKGDEFLTKIRMKGVHTPIIFITGNGNKENLMSALRLGAVDYIEKPFDLDKFTDLVSRTMEYVSEKNELENLKSKETPNSDKFIIENQKKTVGILQVAKYLKSKIG, from the coding sequence ATGAAGTACAAATCTGTATTAATTATCGATGACGAAGTGGACATAGCGGACACGGTTTCGGAAGTCTTAAGTGATCTTTTTGAAAATATAAGTAAGGCTAAAGATGGTGAGGAAGCTTATAATTTAGTGATTAAACAGAATTTTGATCTCATCATTTCCGATATCATGATGCCAAAACTGAAGGGTGATGAGTTTTTAACAAAGATCCGGATGAAGGGTGTTCACACTCCGATTATCTTTATCACTGGAAATGGTAACAAAGAAAATCTAATGAGTGCATTGAGATTGGGAGCTGTGGATTATATTGAAAAGCCCTTTGATCTGGACAAGTTTACAGACTTAGTTTCAAGAACCATGGAATATGTAAGTGAAAAAAATGAGCTGGAAAACCTAAAATCAAAAGAAACTCCTAATTCTGATAAGTTTATTATTGAAAACCAGAAAAAAACAGTTGGTATTTTACAGGTGGCAAAATATCTCAAAAGTAAAATTGGTTGA
- the nrdG gene encoding anaerobic ribonucleoside-triphosphate reductase activating protein has product MNYLSCQITFREIPDEVCLSILVTGCPLRCVDCNSKDSWRQDNGFVLNETTFVEILQKKQNWITCVLFLGGEWNKKELIQFLEITKSKKLKTALFTGLTEIDEDLKNNLDFLKTGPYIKSLGGLESPTTNQKLIHIQSGKKINHFKEEFIDQIK; this is encoded by the coding sequence ATGAACTACTTGAGCTGTCAAATTACCTTTAGAGAAATTCCAGATGAAGTTTGTCTCTCAATATTAGTTACGGGGTGTCCTCTTAGGTGTGTCGATTGTAATTCTAAGGATTCTTGGAGACAAGATAATGGGTTCGTATTGAATGAAACTACTTTTGTAGAAATCCTTCAAAAAAAACAAAATTGGATTACCTGTGTGTTATTTCTTGGCGGAGAATGGAACAAAAAAGAGTTAATTCAGTTTTTAGAAATAACAAAATCGAAAAAATTAAAAACAGCCTTATTTACGGGTTTAACAGAGATTGATGAAGATTTAAAAAATAATTTAGATTTTCTAAAAACGGGACCTTATATAAAATCTTTGGGTGGATTAGAGAGCCCAACAACAAATCAGAAATTAATACATATTCAGTCAGGTAAAAAAATAAATCACTTCAAGGAGGAGTTCATTGATCAGATTAAGTGA